In the genome of Erinaceus europaeus chromosome 8, mEriEur2.1, whole genome shotgun sequence, one region contains:
- the PDIA4 gene encoding protein disulfide-isomerase A4, with translation MKPRKACLLLLLLALTQLLAATNARDPDEDPSKEDTVEEDEEDEDEEEDDLEVSEENGVLVLKDSNFDTFVADKDTVLLEFYAPWCGHCKQFAPEYEKIASTLKEHEPPIPVAKIDATAETSLASRFDVSGYPTIKILKKGQAVDYEGARSHEEIVAKVKEVFQPNWTPPPEATLVLTKDNFDEVVNAADIMLVEFYAPWCGHCKKLAPEYEKAAKELSKRSPAIPLAKVDATAETELATRFEVSGYPTLKIFRRGKPFEYNGPREKYGIVDYMLEQSGPPSKEVAGLKQVQETLKDGDDVIVIGVFRGDSDPAYQRYLDAANSLREDYKLQHTFSTEVARFLKAAPGQLVVTQPEKFQSKFESRSHLLDIQASTEPAAIREHVQQHTLPLVGHRKPANDNKRYARRPLVVVYYSVDFSFDYRVATQFWRHKVLEVAKDFPEYTFAVADEDDFASEVRDLGLSESGEDVNAAILDEGGRRFAMEPDDFDANALRDFVTAFKKGKLQPVIKSQPVPKNNKGPVKVVVGKTFDAVVMDAKKDVLIEFYAPWCGHCKQLEPVYTELAKKYKAHKGLVIAKMDATANDVPHPGYKVEGFPTIYLAPRGDKEHPVKFEEGGRDLEQLSKFLEEHARSLGRTREEL, from the exons ACCCCAGTAAAGAAGACACCGTGGAGGAGGACGAAGAAGacgaggatgaggaggaagacgACCTGGAGGTCAGTGAGGAGAACGGAGTGCTGGTCCTCAAAGACTCCAACTTCGACACCTTCGTGGCTGACAAGGACACGGTGCTGCTGGAGTTCTACGCGCCCTG GTGTGGACACTGCAAGCAGTTTGCGCCCGAGTACGAGAAGATCGCCAGCACCCTGAAGGAGCACGAGCCGCCCATCCCCGTGGCCAAGATTGACGCCACGGCCGAGACCAGCCTGGCCAGCAGGTTCGACGTCAGCGGCTACCCCACCATCAAGATCCTCAAGAAGGGCCAGGCCGTGGACTACGAGGGCGCCCGCTCCCACGAGG AAATCGTGGCCAAGGTCAAAGAGGTCTTCCAGCCCAACTGGACGCCCCCGCCGGAAGCCACACTCGTGCTGACCAAGGACAACTTCGACGAGGTGGTGAACGCCGCGGACATCATGCTGGTGGAGTTCTATGCCCCCTG GTGCGGACACTGCAAGAAGCTGGCCCCCGAGTACGAGAAGGCGGCCAAGGAGCTGAGCAAGCGCTCGCCCGCCATCCCGCTGGCCAAGGTGGACGCCACGGCCGAGACCGAGCTGGCCACCAGGTTCGAGGTCAGCGGCTACCCCACCCTGAAGATCTTCCGCCGCGGGAAGCCCTTCGAGTACAACGGCCCCCGGGAGAAGTAcg GCATCGTGGACTACATGCTGGAGCAGTCGGGGCCGCCCTCCAAGGAGGTGGCTGGCCTCAAGCAGGTGCAGGAGACCCTGAAGGACGGGGACGACGTCATCGTCATTGGGGTCTTCCGGGGGGACAGTGACCCTGCCTACCAGCGCTACCTGGATGCAG CCAACAGCCTGCGTGAGGACTACAAGCTCCAGCACACTTTCAGCACCGAAGTGGCCCGCTTCCTGAAGGCGGCCCCTGGCCAGCTGGTGGTCACGCAGCCGGAGAAGTTCCAGTCCAAGTTTGAGTCCCGCAGCCACTTGCTGGACATCCAG GCCTCCACCGAGCCTGCAGCCATCCGGGAGCACGTGCAGCAGCACACCCTGCCCCTGGTGGGCCACCGCAAGCCGGCCAACGACAACAAGCGCTACGCGCGGCGCCCCCTGGTGGTCGTGTACTACAGCGTGGACTTCAGCTTCGACTACAGAGTCG CCACCCAGTTCTGGCGACACAAGGTTCTGGAGGTGGCCAAGGACTTCCCCGAGTACACCTTCGCCGTGGCCGACGAGGATGACTTCGCCAGCGAGGTGAGGGACCTGGGGCTGAGCGAGAGCGGGGAGGACGTGAACGCCGCCATCCTGGACGAGGGCGGCCGCAGGTTCGCCATGGAGCCCGACGACTTCGATGCCAACGCCCTGAGAGACTTCGTCACGGCCTTCAAGAAAG GCAAACTGCAGCCCGTCATCAAGTCGCAGCCGGTGCCCAAGAACAACAAGGGCCCAGTGAAGGTGGTGGTGGGCAAGACCTTCGACGCTGTCGTCATGGACGCCAAGAAGGACGTGCTGATTGAGTTCTACGCGCCCTGGTGCGGCCACTGCAAGCAGCTGGAGCCCGTCTACACCGAGCTGGCCAAGAAGTACAAGGCCCACAAGGGCCTGGTCATCGCCAAGATGGACGCCACGGCCAACGACGTCCCCCACCCCGGCTACAAGGTGGAGGGCTTCCCCACCATCTACCTGGCCCCCCGTGGGGACAAGGAGCACCCTGTCAAGTTCGAGGAGGGCGGCCGGGACCTGGAGCAGCTGAGCAAGTTCCTGGAGGAGCACGCCCGCAGCCTGGGCCGGACCCGCGAGGAGCTCTGA